The proteins below are encoded in one region of Halocatena salina:
- a CDS encoding universal stress protein: MTIQLQYMYSDVLIPTDGSEGIEGAITHGLALAERYDATVHALSVVDVGIIKELDTNVSLLKSVRESRTETANQATAAVQSRSSDYDVTVVEAVREGVPAHEIVSYADEHADLIAMGTHGRTGLGQYLLGSVTTSVVRTATVPVLTDRLTDPPRSSDYTDILVATDGTAGSAAAIEHAIALARRYEATLHTLYVVDTKLGQNLPVQNVLEQDGQRAVSAVTTAAESDGVSTTEQIVSGVPHEEIRSTIEECDVDLLVLGTHGRKGLDRLVLGSVAERLIRTVEIPVLTVRSTDAADAE, translated from the coding sequence ATGACGATCCAACTCCAATACATGTACAGTGACGTGCTCATTCCGACCGATGGAAGCGAGGGAATCGAGGGGGCGATCACCCACGGACTCGCGCTGGCCGAGCGGTATGACGCCACCGTTCACGCCTTGTCGGTGGTGGACGTAGGGATCATAAAGGAGTTAGACACCAACGTGTCACTCCTGAAGTCGGTTCGGGAGTCGCGCACTGAGACGGCCAATCAGGCGACAGCAGCGGTACAATCACGGTCGTCCGACTACGACGTGACTGTCGTGGAAGCCGTTCGGGAGGGTGTTCCGGCGCACGAGATCGTTTCGTATGCGGATGAACACGCTGATCTGATCGCAATGGGAACCCACGGACGGACGGGGTTGGGTCAGTATCTGCTCGGAAGCGTCACCACGTCGGTCGTCCGAACGGCAACCGTACCGGTGTTGACCGACCGGTTGACCGATCCCCCTCGGTCGAGCGACTACACGGATATCCTCGTTGCGACGGACGGTACCGCCGGTTCGGCCGCTGCGATCGAACACGCGATCGCACTCGCCCGCCGATATGAGGCGACGCTCCACACGCTGTACGTCGTAGACACGAAGCTCGGACAGAACCTTCCGGTCCAAAACGTACTCGAACAGGACGGCCAGCGCGCGGTCTCTGCGGTAACGACGGCCGCGGAGTCGGATGGGGTCTCGACGACCGAGCAAATCGTTTCTGGGGTTCCACACGAGGAGATCCGGTCGACGATCGAGGAGTGTGACGTGGATCTGCTCGTCCTCGGCACCCACGGACGGAAGGGTCTGGACCGACTCGTGCTTGGCAGCGTCGCCGAGCGCCTGATCCGAACGGTCGAGATCCCCGTGTTGACCGTCCGATCGACGGACGCCGCTGATGCCGAGTGA
- a CDS encoding MFS transporter: MSEIGRWRYRHTVLLLCVLAYFGVRFIEFALSLVFPDIETALGTSVFTIGVAVTASTVTYALSQLPSGVLSDRFGERRVIIAALGLTGVASLVLLVAPVGGAIVVGMSIIGAVTGAYYSPATALLSDLFEHTGRAIGIHRVGAQVVGLTGPVVTFLSVTYGWQAVPLASAALVVPLTAGFALFVRTRTPNRPDRSIREQLQPSRLRSLLSRPPVAFTAAIASFAQFVDVATFSFLPYILRAYVGLSSAVAGILFTLYFVVVAVAQPVAGWLSDRLGRDPVTVGSLLVGTVGLLGLLTGETTLTISGAVVCLGVGMGWNSPVQSRAIDLLANDEQGTGFGLIRTVYIGFASLSGIVVGSAVTLGGWASAIETLVIVLFVPAAALCANATLRLGL; this comes from the coding sequence ATGAGCGAGATCGGTCGGTGGCGGTATCGCCACACTGTCCTGTTGCTGTGTGTGCTGGCGTATTTCGGCGTTCGATTCATCGAGTTCGCGTTGTCGCTCGTCTTTCCAGACATCGAGACCGCGCTCGGCACGTCCGTGTTCACCATCGGGGTGGCAGTCACGGCGAGTACAGTCACCTACGCGCTGTCTCAACTCCCCAGCGGGGTACTGAGCGACCGATTCGGCGAACGGCGGGTAATCATCGCCGCCCTCGGACTGACAGGGGTAGCGAGTCTGGTGCTCCTGGTCGCCCCCGTCGGCGGAGCCATCGTTGTGGGCATGAGCATCATCGGAGCTGTCACCGGGGCGTATTACAGTCCCGCCACGGCACTGCTGTCAGACCTGTTCGAACACACCGGCCGCGCGATCGGGATCCACCGAGTCGGCGCGCAGGTCGTCGGTCTCACGGGACCGGTGGTCACGTTCCTTAGCGTCACTTACGGCTGGCAGGCCGTGCCCCTCGCCAGCGCGGCCCTCGTGGTGCCGTTGACCGCGGGGTTCGCACTGTTCGTACGCACGCGCACGCCGAACCGCCCAGACCGATCGATCCGCGAACAGTTACAGCCCTCCCGGCTACGGTCGCTGTTGTCCCGCCCGCCAGTGGCGTTCACCGCCGCCATCGCCAGCTTTGCCCAGTTCGTCGACGTGGCGACGTTCTCGTTTCTGCCGTACATCCTCCGGGCATACGTGGGGCTCTCTTCGGCAGTCGCCGGGATACTGTTCACATTGTACTTCGTCGTGGTGGCCGTCGCTCAACCAGTTGCCGGCTGGCTCTCCGATCGGTTGGGACGCGACCCCGTGACGGTCGGAAGCCTCCTCGTCGGGACGGTCGGTCTGCTCGGTCTGCTCACCGGAGAGACGACGCTGACGATCTCGGGGGCCGTCGTCTGCCTCGGCGTCGGCATGGGGTGGAATTCACCGGTCCAGTCGCGGGCCATCGATCTGCTGGCCAACGACGAGCAAGGCACCGGGTTCGGTCTGATTCGAACGGTTTACATCGGATTCGCAAGCCTCTCTGGCATCGTCGTCGGCAGCGCCGTCACCCTTGGAGGATGGGCCAGCGCGATCGAGACCCTCGTCATTGTCCTGTTCGTTCCGGCCGCTGCGCTCTGTGCGAACGCAACCCTCCGGCTCGGGCTGTAG
- a CDS encoding acyltransferase has protein sequence MVDRIYSIDSTRIVAMIFVILIHTDLFEGMGAYGNIANFIIETSARFAVPFFFMTSGYFFAAKVSHSNVTEYFFRRVARISSIYVFGILLTAPVFLTDAIVRAHIEHRSVVNSAIHEMAGFISPLELIYYGDSVSEILWFLPALLFSLSLIYLFIKFDKTKYLIPVSLGIHVVGLLGGSYTMFVDVPFRNRDALFFGFFYTSLGYYLATHDWQPTTERSRLYLGATVLFGVLHIAERYLLGYVLTDRTFAHGVYSPSYTIITVLVTVSLFLFLLSRPTLGKSTSLPSLGKYAVGVYVVHPSVLFVLQNGSAVLSVAGYEIENTIVWHLTLTPATFVGALLIYVVVDELGLIEIGGSHLPRSDRFRVW, from the coding sequence GTGGTCGACCGAATCTACAGTATAGATTCAACACGGATAGTTGCAATGATCTTTGTTATTTTAATTCATACAGACCTATTTGAGGGAATGGGTGCATACGGGAATATAGCTAATTTCATTATAGAAACCTCCGCGCGGTTTGCCGTCCCATTCTTTTTCATGACGTCTGGGTATTTTTTTGCAGCCAAGGTATCTCATAGCAATGTCACCGAGTATTTCTTTCGTCGGGTAGCGAGGATCTCTTCGATCTACGTGTTTGGGATACTGCTCACCGCCCCCGTGTTCCTCACGGACGCCATCGTGCGCGCACACATCGAGCATCGAAGCGTCGTGAACAGCGCCATACACGAAATGGCGGGTTTCATTTCTCCACTAGAACTGATATACTACGGCGATTCGGTCTCCGAAATCCTGTGGTTTCTGCCAGCACTGCTGTTCTCATTGTCTCTAATATATCTATTCATCAAATTCGACAAAACGAAATATTTGATCCCAGTCTCGCTCGGAATTCACGTCGTCGGTCTCTTGGGCGGGAGCTATACGATGTTTGTAGACGTTCCGTTTCGAAACAGGGATGCGCTATTCTTCGGATTCTTTTATACTAGTCTCGGCTATTACCTTGCCACACACGACTGGCAACCGACCACCGAGCGAAGCAGGCTGTATCTCGGAGCGACCGTTCTCTTCGGAGTGCTCCACATCGCAGAGCGATACCTGCTGGGATACGTTTTGACCGATCGGACGTTTGCTCACGGCGTCTACTCGCCGAGCTACACGATCATAACCGTTCTGGTGACCGTTTCGTTGTTCCTCTTTCTCCTCTCGCGGCCGACGCTTGGGAAATCCACCTCGTTGCCGTCGCTCGGAAAGTACGCTGTCGGTGTGTACGTGGTCCATCCGTCCGTTTTATTCGTTTTGCAAAATGGAAGCGCTGTTTTGAGCGTAGCCGGATACGAGATCGAAAACACGATCGTGTGGCATCTCACATTGACCCCTGCAACCTTCGTTGGGGCGTTGCTCATCTACGTCGTGGTCGACGAACTAGGATTGATCGAAATCGGTGGAAGCCACCTCCCACGATCGGACCGGTTTCGGGTGTGGTGA
- a CDS encoding MATE family efflux transporter, whose protein sequence is MSRVPNPIRLVVLCVGRALVRVGLVSNERARRIAELAWPRIVTGVARMSKNAVDVAMVGVALGSTAIAGVGLAGPYWGLAFAAGGGLAAGTIALVSQRFGAEELDELGQAVRTSVLIVVGLTVPISIVFFLFPAELISLLSDDAAVIDFGASYLRYVGLGVPFAGLNLIGSRVFIGIDDAWTPMIVRSGGAISNLLLNAVLILGLHLGVVGAAIGTVASNVLVTGTFALLLLNGRVPGGRELPIRIDPFGPYLNANLGKQLLEIGVPVIGRNLVWTVAEFPMLAILALFGSEVVAAFVIARRIWGLMNTPGWGFGLAASSLVGQTLGRGDETAAEAYGREIVRFAVAVYLLSAIVVFLFTEPIVMSFVSGPDDPSVPIAVSLVSVACIAVVLQGVSGGAAGLLDASGDTQWTFFSQALGMFCCSIPLTYLGATTSLGLTGVYLAFVAETAIPAVLNYYRFVSNTWKEVSRDYRVDTRVADD, encoded by the coding sequence ATGTCTCGCGTTCCAAATCCCATCCGACTGGTTGTGCTCTGTGTCGGTCGCGCGCTCGTTCGTGTTGGATTAGTTAGCAACGAGCGCGCGCGTCGAATTGCGGAGCTAGCGTGGCCCCGTATCGTCACCGGCGTGGCCCGGATGTCGAAAAACGCGGTCGACGTGGCGATGGTCGGCGTTGCGCTCGGCTCCACGGCGATCGCGGGCGTCGGGCTGGCTGGTCCATACTGGGGACTGGCGTTTGCAGCCGGTGGCGGGCTTGCCGCTGGCACGATCGCGCTCGTCTCACAGCGGTTCGGTGCCGAGGAACTCGACGAACTCGGTCAAGCGGTCCGGACGAGCGTCCTGATCGTCGTCGGTCTCACGGTTCCGATCTCGATCGTGTTCTTTCTGTTTCCGGCCGAACTGATCTCACTGCTCAGCGACGACGCAGCAGTGATCGACTTCGGCGCGTCGTATCTCCGATACGTGGGGCTTGGCGTTCCGTTCGCGGGGTTGAACCTCATCGGAAGCCGCGTATTCATCGGGATCGATGACGCGTGGACGCCGATGATCGTCCGTTCGGGCGGTGCGATCTCGAATCTCTTGCTCAACGCCGTCTTGATCCTTGGGCTGCATCTCGGTGTCGTCGGTGCAGCGATCGGCACCGTCGCCTCGAACGTGCTCGTAACCGGGACATTCGCGCTGTTGCTTCTCAACGGGCGCGTCCCCGGAGGGCGAGAGCTTCCGATCCGGATCGATCCGTTCGGACCGTATCTCAACGCCAACCTTGGGAAACAGCTGTTAGAGATCGGCGTTCCCGTCATTGGCCGTAACCTCGTCTGGACGGTCGCGGAGTTCCCGATGCTGGCGATCCTCGCGTTGTTCGGATCGGAGGTCGTTGCGGCGTTCGTCATCGCCCGGCGGATCTGGGGACTGATGAACACACCGGGGTGGGGTTTCGGTCTCGCCGCCAGCAGTCTCGTCGGACAAACTCTTGGCCGGGGCGACGAGACGGCAGCCGAAGCGTACGGACGGGAGATCGTCCGGTTTGCGGTCGCAGTGTATCTCCTGTCAGCAATTGTGGTGTTTCTGTTTACCGAACCGATCGTCATGAGCTTCGTCAGCGGTCCAGACGACCCTTCAGTTCCGATCGCGGTGTCGCTCGTCTCCGTCGCGTGTATCGCGGTCGTCCTCCAAGGCGTTTCGGGAGGCGCTGCTGGACTCCTCGACGCCAGCGGTGATACGCAGTGGACCTTTTTCAGCCAGGCGTTAGGGATGTTCTGCTGTTCGATTCCGCTCACGTACCTCGGAGCCACTACCTCGCTCGGTCTCACCGGCGTGTATCTCGCGTTCGTCGCGGAAACAGCGATTCCGGCAGTCCTCAACTACTACCGGTTCGTTTCGAACACGTGGAAGGAAGTCAGCCGGGATTATCGTGTCGACACTAGGGTGGCTGATGATTGA
- a CDS encoding LysE family translocator translates to MIDISVGLSTLSVFVPVAVALIVVPGPDLIYVLTQSISGGPWSGLSSALGICTGILIHTSGAVLGLSAILRTSAVAYSVVKYTGAVYLLYLGVKTLRQESAFELRAGDTDDTDDTEGGYWRGVVINTLNPKVAVFFLAFLPQFVAPGTNAWLDMALLGGLYAALTLLLFGVLAVTSSQIKTVLATHPRASDAIRWDAGTTIVGFGIELAVSDATGA, encoded by the coding sequence ATGATCGACATTAGTGTGGGGTTGTCAACCCTTTCGGTGTTCGTTCCGGTCGCAGTGGCGTTGATCGTGGTGCCGGGACCGGATCTGATTTACGTACTCACACAGAGCATCAGCGGCGGGCCGTGGTCTGGCTTGTCGTCCGCACTCGGTATCTGCACTGGAATCTTGATACACACGAGCGGCGCCGTACTCGGGCTGTCTGCGATCCTCCGCACGTCCGCTGTCGCCTACTCCGTGGTCAAATACACTGGGGCGGTGTATCTGTTGTATCTCGGCGTCAAAACCCTCCGACAGGAATCGGCGTTCGAGCTTCGAGCCGGTGACACCGACGACACCGACGACACCGAAGGGGGGTATTGGCGCGGCGTCGTGATCAACACGCTGAATCCGAAGGTCGCGGTGTTTTTCCTCGCATTTCTCCCGCAGTTCGTCGCACCCGGAACGAACGCGTGGCTGGATATGGCACTGCTGGGAGGGTTGTACGCCGCGCTCACACTGTTGTTGTTCGGCGTGCTCGCGGTCACATCGAGTCAGATCAAAACCGTGCTGGCAACCCACCCACGGGCGTCCGACGCGATCCGATGGGACGCTGGAACGACGATCGTCGGCTTCGGCATCGAACTCGCGGTCAGCGATGCCACAGGGGCGTAA